The following coding sequences are from one Streptomyces sp. V3I7 window:
- the lysA gene encoding diaminopimelate decarboxylase has protein sequence MSRSAHPAGPRYADVLPEGHYHAPPADLNALDPKVWSHTVTRTDDGVVSVGGIEVTRLAEEFGTPAYVLDETDFRARARAWRTAFGTDADVFYAGKAFLSRAVVRWLHEEGLNLDVCSGGELTTALSAGMPAERIAFHGNNKSEDEIRRAVEAGVGRIVLDSFQEIVRVAHIAQSLGTRQKVQIRITVGVEAHTHEFIATAHEDQKFGVPLAGGQAAEAVRRALQLDGLELIGIHSHIGSQIFDMSGFEVAAHRVVGLLKDIRDEHGIELPEIDLGGGLGIAYTSDDDPREPHEIAKALTEIVTRECEAAKLRTPRISVEPGRAIVGPTAFTLYEVGTIKPLDGLRTYVSVDGGMSDNIRTALYDAEYSVALVSRTSDAEPMLARVVGKHCESGDIVVRDAFLPADLAPGDLIAVPATGAYCRSMASNYNHVLRPPVVAVNDGEARVIVRRETEEDLLRLDVG, from the coding sequence ATGAGCCGTTCCGCACACCCCGCCGGGCCCCGCTACGCCGACGTCCTCCCCGAGGGCCACTACCACGCGCCGCCCGCCGACCTCAACGCTCTCGACCCCAAGGTCTGGTCCCACACCGTCACGCGCACCGACGACGGAGTCGTCAGCGTCGGCGGGATCGAGGTCACCCGGCTCGCCGAGGAGTTCGGCACGCCGGCGTACGTCCTCGACGAGACCGACTTCCGGGCCCGGGCCCGTGCCTGGCGCACCGCCTTCGGCACCGACGCCGACGTCTTCTACGCGGGCAAGGCGTTCCTGTCGCGCGCCGTCGTGCGGTGGCTGCACGAGGAGGGGCTGAACCTCGACGTCTGCTCCGGCGGCGAACTCACCACCGCCCTGTCCGCGGGCATGCCCGCCGAGCGCATCGCCTTCCACGGCAACAACAAGTCGGAGGACGAGATCCGCCGGGCCGTCGAGGCCGGCGTCGGACGGATCGTCCTCGACTCCTTCCAGGAGATCGTCCGGGTCGCCCACATCGCCCAGTCCCTCGGCACGCGGCAGAAGGTGCAGATCCGCATCACCGTGGGCGTCGAGGCGCACACGCACGAGTTCATCGCCACCGCCCACGAGGACCAGAAGTTCGGGGTCCCGCTGGCCGGTGGGCAGGCCGCCGAGGCCGTACGGCGGGCCCTTCAGCTCGACGGGCTCGAACTCATCGGCATCCACAGCCACATCGGGTCGCAGATCTTCGACATGTCCGGGTTCGAGGTCGCCGCCCACCGGGTGGTCGGGCTCCTCAAGGACATCCGCGACGAGCACGGCATCGAGCTGCCCGAGATCGACCTCGGGGGCGGGCTCGGTATCGCCTACACGAGCGACGACGACCCGCGTGAGCCGCACGAGATCGCCAAGGCGCTGACGGAGATCGTCACGCGTGAGTGTGAGGCCGCCAAGCTGCGTACGCCTCGCATCTCCGTCGAGCCCGGCCGCGCGATCGTCGGACCCACCGCCTTCACGCTGTACGAGGTCGGCACCATCAAGCCCCTCGACGGGCTGCGGACGTACGTCTCCGTCGACGGCGGCATGTCCGACAACATCCGCACCGCGCTGTACGACGCCGAGTACAGCGTCGCGCTCGTCTCGCGCACCTCCGACGCCGAGCCGATGCTCGCCCGGGTCGTCGGCAAGCACTGCGAGAGCGGCGACATCGTCGTGCGCGACGCGTTCCTGCCCGCCGACCTGGCGCCGGGGGACCTCATCGCGGTGCCGGCCACCGGCGCGTACTGCCGGTCCATGGCCAGCAACTACAACCACGTGCTCCGGCCGCCCGTCGTCGCGGTGAACGACGGCGAGGCCCGGGTCATCGTCCGGCGGGAGACCGAGGAGGACCTCCTGCGGCTCGACGTCGGCTGA
- a CDS encoding homoserine dehydrogenase, with translation MMRTRPLKVALLGCGVVGSEVARIMTTHADDLAARIGAPVELAGVAVRRPSKVREGIPADLVTTDATALVKRGDIDVVVEVIGGIEPARTLITTAFEHGASVVSANKALLAQDGAALHAAAEENGRDLYYEAAVAGAIPLIRPLRESLAGDKINRVMGIVNGTTNFILDKMDSTGAGYQEALDEATALGYAEADPTADVEGFDAAAKAAILAGIAFHTRVRLDDVYREGMTEVTAADFRSAKEMGCTIKLLAICERAADGGSVTARVHPAMIPLSHPLASVRGAYNAVFVESDAAGQLMFYGPGAGGAPTASAVLGDLVAVCRNRLNGATGPGESAYAALPVSPMGDVVTRYHISLDVADKPGVLAQVATVFAEHGVSIDTVRQQGKDGEASLVVVTHRASDASLSGTVEALRGLDTVRGVASIMRVEGE, from the coding sequence ATGATGCGTACGCGTCCGCTGAAGGTGGCGCTGCTGGGCTGTGGGGTTGTCGGCTCAGAGGTGGCGCGCATCATGACGACGCACGCCGACGACCTCGCCGCGAGGATCGGCGCCCCGGTCGAGCTCGCGGGGGTGGCCGTACGGCGGCCGTCCAAGGTCAGGGAGGGCATCCCGGCCGACCTCGTCACCACCGACGCCACTGCCCTGGTCAAGCGCGGGGACATCGACGTCGTGGTCGAGGTCATCGGCGGCATCGAGCCCGCCCGTACGCTCATCACCACCGCCTTCGAGCACGGCGCCTCCGTCGTCTCCGCCAACAAGGCCCTGCTCGCCCAGGACGGGGCCGCCCTGCACGCCGCCGCCGAGGAGAACGGCCGGGACCTCTACTACGAGGCCGCCGTCGCCGGCGCGATCCCGCTGATCCGGCCGCTGCGCGAGTCCCTCGCCGGCGACAAGATCAACCGCGTGATGGGCATCGTCAACGGGACGACCAACTTCATCCTCGACAAGATGGACTCGACGGGGGCGGGCTATCAGGAGGCCCTCGACGAGGCCACCGCGCTCGGGTACGCCGAGGCCGACCCCACCGCCGACGTCGAGGGCTTCGACGCCGCCGCCAAGGCCGCCATCCTCGCCGGGATCGCCTTCCACACGCGCGTGCGCCTCGACGACGTCTACCGCGAGGGCATGACCGAGGTCACCGCCGCCGACTTCCGCTCGGCGAAGGAGATGGGCTGCACCATCAAGCTCCTCGCCATCTGTGAGCGGGCCGCGGACGGGGGGTCCGTCACGGCGCGCGTGCATCCCGCGATGATTCCGCTGAGCCACCCGCTCGCCTCCGTGCGCGGCGCGTACAACGCCGTCTTCGTCGAGTCCGACGCGGCCGGGCAGCTCATGTTCTACGGGCCCGGTGCCGGCGGTGCGCCGACCGCATCCGCCGTGCTCGGTGACCTCGTCGCCGTCTGCCGTAACCGGCTCAACGGGGCCACCGGGCCCGGCGAGTCGGCGTACGCCGCGCTGCCCGTCTCGCCCATGGGCGACGTCGTCACGCGGTACCACATCAGCCTCGACGTCGCCGACAAACCGGGTGTCCTCGCCCAGGTGGCGACCGTCTTCGCCGAGCACGGGGTGTCCATCGACACTGTTCGGCAGCAGGGCAAGGACGGCGAGGCCTCTCTCGTCGTCGTAACCCACCGCGCGTCCGACGCCTCCCTGTCCGGGACCGTCGAGGCGCTCCGGGGGCTCGACACCGTGCGCGGTGTCGCCAGCATCATGCGGGTTGAAGGGGAGTAA
- the thrC gene encoding threonine synthase gives MTHQWRGIIEEYRDRLPVSDSTPVVTLREGGTPLVPAQVLSERTGCEVHLKVEGANPTGSFKDRGMTMAISKAKEEGAQAVICASTGNTSASAAAYAVRAGMVSAVLIPQGKIAFGKLGQALVHGAKILQVDGNFDDCLALARGLSDNYPVALVNSVNPVRIEGQKTAAFEIVDMLGDAPDIHVLPVGNAGNITAYWRGYREYAADGIAGHTPRMWGFQASGSAPIVRGEVVKDPSTIATAIRIGNPASWQYALQARDESGGLIDEVTDREILRAYRLLAAQEGVFVEPASAASVAGLLKAAEQGKVDPGQRIVCTVTGNGLKDPDWAVAGAPQPVVVPVDAAAAAERLGLA, from the coding sequence ATGACCCACCAGTGGCGCGGAATCATCGAGGAGTACCGGGACCGGCTGCCGGTGTCCGACTCCACGCCGGTCGTGACGCTCCGCGAGGGCGGTACGCCGCTCGTGCCCGCCCAGGTGCTCTCCGAGCGCACGGGCTGCGAGGTCCATCTGAAGGTGGAGGGTGCCAACCCCACCGGGTCCTTCAAGGACCGCGGCATGACCATGGCGATCAGCAAGGCCAAGGAGGAGGGCGCCCAGGCGGTCATCTGCGCCTCCACGGGCAACACCTCCGCCTCCGCCGCCGCGTACGCCGTGCGCGCGGGGATGGTCTCGGCCGTCCTCATCCCGCAGGGCAAGATCGCGTTCGGCAAGCTGGGCCAGGCCCTCGTGCACGGCGCGAAGATCCTCCAGGTCGACGGCAACTTCGACGACTGCCTCGCGCTCGCCCGTGGACTGAGCGACAACTACCCGGTGGCGCTGGTCAATTCGGTCAACCCGGTGCGCATCGAGGGGCAGAAGACGGCCGCCTTCGAGATCGTCGACATGCTGGGCGACGCCCCGGACATCCATGTGCTGCCGGTCGGCAACGCGGGCAACATCACCGCGTACTGGCGGGGGTACCGGGAGTACGCCGCCGACGGCATCGCCGGCCACACCCCGCGCATGTGGGGCTTCCAGGCGTCCGGCAGTGCGCCGATCGTGCGCGGTGAGGTCGTCAAGGACCCGTCGACCATCGCCACCGCCATCCGTATCGGCAACCCCGCCTCCTGGCAGTACGCCCTCCAGGCGCGCGACGAGTCGGGCGGCCTCATCGACGAGGTGACGGACCGTGAAATCCTGCGCGCCTACCGGCTGTTGGCCGCGCAGGAGGGCGTCTTCGTGGAGCCCGCGTCCGCCGCGTCGGTGGCCGGTCTGCTCAAGGCGGCCGAGCAGGGCAAGGTCGATCCGGGCCAGCGCATCGTGTGTACCGTCACCGGCAACGGTCTGAAGGACCCCGACTGGGCCGTCGCCGGAGCCCCGCAGCCGGTCGTCGTCCCGGTCGACGCGGCCGCCGCGGCCGAGCGGCTGGGCCTCGCCTGA